From a single Plasmodium yoelii strain 17X genome assembly, chromosome: 9 genomic region:
- a CDS encoding fam-b protein codes for MRVNILKYVLFSIVVCSFEYSKNEIWDERNIIKFRSNRILGDVEKEFDLNDFYESTFSLTKQLNEYNDDNEEIIHIRNAINSYIKNHKDKSTLPDLNKLDKRTKKLIYKIREELKEVKKEIDNMGDSGITTKVIQNKRIRKKDENNYVSEGEDYNQLKNEVNFLEREYRQPNLSSVNTYKNKRKINELYEGLKLRSILLVFLSLVIIISGTVPIAFTVLCSVVSFETFIRSCQYIKLIMKVYKKPKKSKTSK; via the exons atgagagtgaatattttaaaatacgTTCTTTTTTCAATTGTTGTTTGTTCTTTTGAATATTCCAAAAAT GAAATATGGGATGAaaggaatataataaaatttagaagCAATAGAATATTAGGAGATGTAGAAAAGGAGTTCgatttaaatgatttttatgaATCAACTTTTAGTCTTACAAAACAACTTAATGAGTACAATGATGATAACGAagaaattatacatattcgAAATGctataaattcatatataaagaaTCATAAAGACAAGAGTACATTACCCGATTTAAATAAGTTAGATAAAAGAACTAAAAagttaatttataaaattcgaGAAGAATTAAAAGAAGTAAAAAAAGAGATTGATAATATGGGGGATAGTGGAATAACAACAAAAGtgatacaaaataaaagaataagaaaaaaagatgaaaataattatgtatcAGAAGGTGAAGACTATAACCAATTGAAAAACGAAGTAAATTTCTTGGAGAGAGAATATAGACAGCCCAATTTAAGTAGTGTTAatacttataaaaataaacgaaaGATAAACGAATTGTACGAAGGATTAAAATTGAGGTCAATATTGTTGGTTTTTCTTTCTTTGGTGATAATAATATCAGGAACCGTTCCTATCGCATTTACTGTTTTATGTTCCGTGGTTTCATTTGAAACATTTATTAGGTCTTGTCAATACATTAAATTAATCAtgaaagtatataaaaaacccaaaaaatcaaaaacaTCAAAATAA